The following proteins are encoded in a genomic region of Triticum dicoccoides isolate Atlit2015 ecotype Zavitan chromosome 1B, WEW_v2.0, whole genome shotgun sequence:
- the LOC119349809 gene encoding berberine bridge enzyme-like 27, translating into MARTPPRTTILHHLVLTLCVLSGQNTSSLASTAAIDEFLGCLSADIPSRLIQTPATPSYSALLLSTARNLRYILPDTSKPLGIIAATEHAHVQTTVRCGRRHGVRVRVRSGGHDYEGLSYASVHLHKHNEPFAVLDLAALRAIHVDPARAEAWVESGATLGELYYAVGSASCSLGFPAGSCPTVGIGGHLSGGGFGSLARKYGLSADNVLDALVVDADGRLMNRSTMGEDLFWAIRGGGGESFGVVLSWKVRLVPVPETVTVFSIIRSRNQSAIELITKWQEMAPASPQDLYLRVLVLNQQANFQALFLGRCGDLHRLMQDRFPELGMTEQNCQEVSWVQSTVFFGFSATSIPLKQLLNRSSNPRYYLKVKSDHVQEPIPRDVWESIWTAWLEKPEAALLMLDPYGGLMSSISPSETPFPHRQGNLYQLQYYSVWYENGTAAAEKRMSWVRGLYKEMVPYVSNNPRAVYVNYRDLDLGTNELEDGNVTSYDKARVSWGDKYFKGNFKRLAAVKTMVDPHDFFRNEQSIPPLPAAAKMIP; encoded by the coding sequence atggcaaggacaccaccgaggacgacaATTTTACACCACCTTGTCCTAACTCTCTGCGTCCTCTCGGGTCAAAACACGTCCTCTTTAGCTTCCACTGCTGCGATCGATGAATTCCTTGGCTGCCTCTCCGCGGACATCCCGTCTCGCCTCATCCAGACCCCGGCAACCCCGTCCTACTCTGCCCTCCTGCTCTCCACCGCCCGGAACCTCCGCTACATCCTGCCGGACACCTCCAAGCCTCTAGGGATCATCGCGGCCACCGAGCACGCCCACGTGCAGACTACCGTGCGCTGCGGCCGCCGCCACGGCGTCCGCGTCCGTGTGCGCAGCGGCGGACACGACTACGAGGGCCTCTCCTACGCCTCCGTCCACCTCCACAAGCACAACGAGCCCTTCGCGGTGCTGGACCTCGCCGCCCTTCGGGCGATCCACGTCGACCCGGCGCGTGCTGAGGCGTGGGTCGAGTccggcgccacccttggcgagctcTACTACGCCGTCGGCTCCGCCAGCTGCTCGCTCGGGTTCCCGGCGGGCTCGTGCCCCACCGTGGGCATTGGTGGCCACCTGAGCGGCGGCGGGTTCGGCTCGCTGGCACGCAAGTATGGCCTCTCCGCCGACAATGTCCTCGACGCCCTCGTCGTGGACGCTGACGGAAGGCTGATGAACAGGAGCACCATGGGGGAGGACCTCTTCTGGGCTATCCGTGGCGGAGGCGGCGAGAGCTTCGGCGTCGTGCTGTCGTGGAAGGTGCGGCTAGTCCCCGTGCCGGAGACCGTCACGGTGTTCAGCATCATCCGGTCAAGGAACCAATCCGCTATCGAATTGATTACCAAATGGCAAGAGATGGCACCGGCTTCACCGCAAGACCTGTACCTCCGCGTGCTCGTGCTGAACCAGCAGGCTAATTTCCAGGCGCTGTTTCTTGGCCGGTGCGGCGACCTCCATCGGCTCATGCAAGATCGCTTCCCTGAGCTTGGAATGACGGAGCAAAACTGCCAGGAGGTGAGCTGGGTCCAGTCCACGGTCTTCTTCGGCTTCTCCGCGACGTCCATACCACTGAAGCAGCTCCTCAACAGGAGCAGCAATCCGCGCTACTATCTCAAGGTCAAGTCCGACCACGTGCAAGAGCCCATTCCAAGGGACGTGTGGGAGAGCATATGGACGGCGTGGCTCGAGAAGCCCGAGGCGGCGCTGCTCATGCTGGACCCTTACGGTGGCTTGATGAGCAGCATCTCGCCGTCGGAAACGCCGTTCCCGCACCGGCAGGGGAACCTTTACCAGCTCCAGTACTACTCAGTCTGGTACGAGAACGGGACGGCAGCAGCGGAGAAGCGAATGAGCTGGGTCAGGGGACTGTACAAGGAGATGGTGCCTTACGTGTCCAACAACCCAAGGGCTGTGTATGTCAACTACAGGGACCTTGACCTGGGGACGAATGAGTTGGAAGATGGTAACGTGACCAGCTATGACAAGGCTAGAGTCAGTTGGGGAGACAAGTATTTCAAAGGAAATTTTAAGAGGTTAGCAGCTGTGAAGACCATGGTGGATCCCCATGATTTCTTCAGGAATGAGCAGAGCATCCCTCCTCTTCCCGCTGCTGCCAAAATGATACCGTAG